GGTCAGGTGTGGtttcagaaataataaaatgcacTAAAGTATAAAAAACAAAGCTAGAGTGAACTCACCTCCAGCTCCAGGAAGAGTCTCCAGCTCTCCTCCCACTGGTGAACCCCCTCAAAAAGCTCTTTGTGACCCTCGTAATGCTGCTTCAAGCGCTGGATCTCAGCATCGTGCAGACTCAACAGCTCTTCGGTAAAATCCTctaaagaaaaacagtcaaTAAGAGTCTCAGCACTTTTCTAAACGCTAAATGAGATCTGATTACGACAAACAAGTCGTACGGGAGAACCCACCGCTGAAATATGGTGTGAACGCCTGCCGCTGGTCCGTGCTGAGGAAGCATTTCTCCCACAGCACGGCGATCTCGGAGCGGATGGCATCGGTGACGTTGCGGATGTTTAGCAGTTTGAGCTCTTCCAGACGCTGAACTTCTGCTTGTAActgaggacagaaaaacaaagtgtcaaCTGAACGGTTACAGCTGAACGAACAGCACACGGCAGCACGCTGGGCCCTCGGATCTTCTCACCGCTTCCAGGTTCCTCTTCCTGGATGAGACCATGTGTTCGTTGAaggcctccctctcctcctgagGGACCTGCAGTCTGTCCCACAGCTGCTGGATCTTCTCTCTGTGGCTCTCGCACGTCGCCTCGTTCTCGGCCTTGCGTTCCTCCAGCTGCGAGTTCGACGTGTCACAGAGGAGCATCGGTTACTACATCTGTCTGAGCATGATAGTGCTGAAAACTCACTACAAGCACCGTCCTACCTGACAGATCAGCAGCTTGAGCGACGTGATATTGTCTctggaaagacaaaaagagtCCTCGTCCTCACAGACGACGTCCTTCTCGAAGCTGGTCTCGGGCACGTGATCCAGCTCCTCCATGTACAGAATGATCTGCTTTTTCAGGTCCATGAACTCAGCATAGCGCCTCGCCTGGAAACAGGAAACCATTTGATCAAGTACAGATTAAATTGTGTTTATGACAAAAGAAAATCCGATTACAGAAAGGCATCTAGCATTCAGGAATGTCTTTTTTATCCTGTGACCTGAAaaactttcttctcttctctctccggCTGTAAGAAAACTTTCAGCAGCAAATTGTGACGTATCAgattgccaaaaaaaaaaaaaaaccctgttctGGATTCCCTAAAGTGATGAGATTAGAGTCCAACTGGCCTAAATGTTACCATTTAGAAGAGGGTGGTCATGTGAGCTGTCACATGTACCGTCCTCTTCCAAATGCAGAGGATTAACTCACAGATCCCCTCCCAGTGTCTCGTTTCATGtggaaaacaagtgaaacaaagacaagaacTATGATCTAAGAGCCATGTGatgaaaatttaattaataataaataacaaaataatcttgatcaatgtttttgttctttaactGCCTTTAAAAAGGGTCCATACATGAAGGGGGCTCTGAATTTTATCAATCTAgaggagcacaaacacacatttttctgcagtCTCTAGCCCTGTGTGGTCACCACCTACAGTGTAACGTACTACTCATGCAGTCAAAATATCcaaacaggtgagacagagcGAGCGCCGAACCTTCTCTGCGTTCTGGTTGGCGACGTGCTGGCAGAAGCTCTCCAGCTGCTCCGGCGAGGGCACGGAGGTCGGAGCGATGCCGTACGGCATAGAGCACAGGATGTCACACAGGTCCTGGTCCTGCTCCATCAGcaccttcagctgctgcatCCGCTGAGTCTTCTCCTTCATGAGAGCCTCGAGCTGGGTGCGGATGTTCTTCTCTTGCTGGAGCATGCTGattcccctctcctcctgaaTGTACACGcagaggagacaaaacaaaacaaaccgcGATGTTTCTCAAGGCAGCTATTGACGTCTATGAATCTGAGAGTTAGTAACTTCACTGTGTTGTTACCTCAAACACAGGCAGCTGAAGTTCCAGGTAGAGCTGCTCCATCTCTGTCCTGCATGTCTGAATGCTGCTTATGAGCCTGTTTTTCAAAGACTCCTCTTCTTTGATCATCATGTCCAGTAAACTCTAAGAAAAGAAATCAGCATTTGAgtcactatatatatatctggtTTCATCCATAGAGTCACCTATTATACAGTAATAATGGTCCTTGGTGCTGATATAGACGATAGATGATAagtcaaacatttgctggtttcAGGCTCATTTAATCTTTCTTTCCCCTCATGAGCTGAGCAGTTACAAAGATTTTGATGCTCTTCTTTGTCATAcatgataataaactgaatagCTTTGAAGACATCACACTGGGCTCTGGGGAAATTACACAGAGGAGCACGTTTCACcattttattgacaaaatgatcaatcaatgatgaaaataattgttagctGCAGCCTCTTTGTGAGACATGACCACTGTCGCCTCAAGTGAAAGGATTTTAGAAATGCACAGACAGTTCAACATTCATCAAACGCTGTAGACTAAAACTACAGACTGCTGCTGTAATTCAAAGACAAACTTAACGGATGAATCACGCACACATCCCATCGGTGTAATAAATGAGACATTCCTTTGGTAAGAGTCCAGATGCTGATAACAGTGAAATGAATGCGGAGGAGCTAGAGGAGATGTGGCAACATCTTAAACTTTAAACTCTCTTCTCTTGAGACAAACATCCGTTTACATTTCTGAGATCAATCTCAGATAAATCGATCAGAAGTTTTGAGACTGTTCTCTGAGAATAACAACGGCAGATGCTGTGAATTTCTGAgctggaatttaaaaaatatacctTTTCTACATGGATTTTGCACCTATGTTACGACACTAAAGCTTCTTTCTTAAACAAATCCTGCAATAGGCCGACATCACCTTTTAATATCAGCCGACAGATATATCGGGCTAGTAAAAATTAAGATATTCCAACATGTGTGACAGCGTATCCTGCTTgtaatgtagatttttttttgcatcttgGTACCAGTTTTTCAttatcaaatcatttttaatcaaacattatCTTGTTACACCAgcctttcaccttttttcctcccAATCATAGCACCCAAAATCTGCAATCTgcaaaaaacaataatcatatcgtttaaatgttttaaaaagcacatGACAGTGTACTATAGGTGTGTCCTGAATTCTGTTTTCACCAAGATGCTTATACCAGATCTCAGTAACTTTGTAATTCCAGTCTTTTATTCCCCGTTTTAGGCTGACTCCGACACATTTACAGGTGCACTGTCCCTGTTACATAAACATAAGCAGCTTTAAGCGCACCCGGTATCAGTCAGGATCTTGTAAATGAACCCAAAACTAAAGACACCACTTTATCTCTTTGAGTAGTTTCACTCATGATCATTGTGTCCCTCCACCTCCGTCGAAACCTGCCCACAGGTCAAGTGATAACCTCAGATCCCCATGCATTTGCAGGTGTGGTCACCACCATCACATGCTTTTATCTTCTttcaggggcgccgccaggaattttgggccccatgataaaaaaaaaaaaaaaaaaatcaaattgggccccctctgcacagctgttgtccccacatctctaggacctaactatcccatcaaaagctttacataactctaattaaaggcttgcaactgttttgcgtcttgtagttcaatactagtactagcacaatatttactgctggtgatttagatagatagatagatagatagatagatagatagatagatagatagatagatagatatactttatttatcccaagctgggaaattatagtgcagcagcagcattacacaaagtgacaagtgacaaca
The Larimichthys crocea isolate SSNF chromosome VIII, L_crocea_2.0, whole genome shotgun sequence genome window above contains:
- the prc1b gene encoding protein regulator of cytokinesis 1b isoform X3, which codes for MRKSEVLAAEAVSCLNKALCHLKDIWEEIGIPEDQRLQRTNVVKNHIKSLLDMMIKEEESLKNRLISSIQTCRTEMEQLYLELQLPVFEEERGISMLQQEKNIRTQLEALMKEKTQRMQQLKVLMEQDQDLCDILCSMPYGIAPTSVPSPEQLESFCQHVANQNAEKARRYAEFMDLKKQIILYMEELDHVPETSFEKDVVCEDEDSFCLSRDNITSLKLLICQLEERKAENEATCESHREKIQQLWDRLQVPQEEREAFNEHMVSSRKRNLEALQAEVQRLEELKLLNIRNVTDAIRSEIAVLWEKCFLSTDQRQAFTPYFSEDFTEELLSLHDAEIQRLKQHYEGHKELFEGVHQWEESWRLFLELEKKATDPTRFTNRGGNLLKEEKQRSELHKNLPKLEKKLKAQIDAWEGEQGREFLVNGQKFLQYVEEQWELHRIEKEKEKQERHLKKSKQTEEDMLYGTAVRTPTKRRLLGTPTSNKSRKFNATSSISSGTSNSTMRSAFGGTVCRSPVPRPPLSANKVPAARTPGGGKPPHPRLQGCNKENDAQLKGASPLSARPVQGLYRQGPAQRPELHYHQPLTSPP
- the prc1b gene encoding protein regulator of cytokinesis 1b isoform X2; its protein translation is MRKSEVLAAEAVSCLNKALCHLKDIWEEIGIPEDQRLQRTNVVKNHIKSLLDMMIKEEESLKNRLISSIQTCRTEMEQLYLELQLPVFEEERGISMLQQEKNIRTQLEALMKEKTQRMQQLKVLMEQDQDLCDILCSMPYGIAPTSVPSPEQLESFCQHVANQNAEKARRYAEFMDLKKQIILYMEELDHVPETSFEKDVVCEDEDSFCLSRDNITSLKLLICQLEERKAENEATCESHREKIQQLWDRLQVPQEEREAFNEHMVSSRKRNLEALQAEVQRLEELKLLNIRNVTDAIRSEIAVLWEKCFLSTDQRQAFTPYFSEDFTEELLSLHDAEIQRLKQHYEGHKELFEGVHQWEESWRLFLELEKKATDPTRFTNRGGNLLKEEKQRSELHKNLPKLEKKLKAQIDAWEGEQGREFLVNGQKFLQYVEEQWELHRIEKEKEKQERHLKKSKQTEEDMLYGTAVRTPTKRRLLGTPTSNKSRKFNATSSISSGTSNSTMRSAFGGTVCRSPVPRPPLSANKVPAARTPGGGKPPHPRLQGCNKENDAQLKGASPLSGALLVPASQQRNFSITSVASTYSEFVRDLSKASIAKVQHNVLNSTTTNL
- the prc1b gene encoding protein regulator of cytokinesis 1b isoform X1 — its product is MRKSEVLAAEAVSCLNKALCHLKDIWEEIGIPEDQRLQRTNVVKNHIKSLLDMMIKEEESLKNRLISSIQTCRTEMEQLYLELQLPVFEEERGISMLQQEKNIRTQLEALMKEKTQRMQQLKVLMEQDQDLCDILCSMPYGIAPTSVPSPEQLESFCQHVANQNAEKARRYAEFMDLKKQIILYMEELDHVPETSFEKDVVCEDEDSFCLSRDNITSLKLLICQLEERKAENEATCESHREKIQQLWDRLQVPQEEREAFNEHMVSSRKRNLEALQAEVQRLEELKLLNIRNVTDAIRSEIAVLWEKCFLSTDQRQAFTPYFSEDFTEELLSLHDAEIQRLKQHYEGHKELFEGVHQWEESWRLFLELEKKATDPTRFTNRGGNLLKEEKQRSELHKNLPKLEKKLKAQIDAWEGEQGREFLVNGQKFLQYVEEQWELHRIEKEKEKQERHLKKSKQTEEDMLYGTAVRTPTKRRLLGTPTSNKSRKFNATSSISSGTSNSTMRSAFGGTVCRSPVPRPPLSANKVPAARTPGGGKPPHPRLQGCNKENDAQLKGASPLSGALLVPASQQRNFSITSVASTYSEFVRDLVNTESVQSSETCPRPLSPRSSTTS